A single window of Mycosarcoma maydis chromosome 1, whole genome shotgun sequence DNA harbors:
- a CDS encoding putative nuclear protein localization factor and ER translocation component, protein MIVRVRSKDGNFRFELQPTDDASQLIAKVLETMPNADSDSLNFSNQPRGGEFAASTLKGSTLAELGIAHGHLLFASYKERPSTAADSNSSDTAPPPSTSTLESSSSATASSSQHQPSPLPARPKKPWEAVEEHTVDTYWQAQQGKITRKKDSQFCRHGPKGMCDYCMPLEPYDSKYQTENNIKHLSFHAYLRKQDIATNKPSQSFIPPLEEVDYSVKKPCPSASHLSWPAGICTKCQPSAITLQRQPYRMVDHVEFAHPDLIENILSFWRSTATQRFGFLLGRYEAYHDVPMGIKAVVEAIHEPPQEGELDGLTLGVPWEEQPRVEKLAKLCGLEFVGMIYSDLSPADPTHQDPSLAGKVVCKRHKDSFFLSGIETIFAAQLQLGNPNPSRFSSTGRFNSKFVTCILSGTEEGAIDVSAYQISEQGMGMVQADMIEASVNPNIIRVKPSEGERYVPEVFYRYTNEYKIDVKESAKPTFPVEYLIVNATHGFPNAPNPTFLSSKFPIENRPGLHDQDLTVALTNIGKIVGQKELFPIGDGIESTKGKSRADDDQVRDKLVGVLSDWHLLAFLDTSGFLDQDDMAALCRLATTHDSGASLDALLLRPGWQTLMALAREHAPHSASGTKASDPPKDQFIYDGGVDSDDDVGFDDANEDFYDDGQDDDDDDDEVQISHVRRASARNDFSDTDAATAAAIAAASADDAPAGVKVCSHCTYHNEPSASDCEICGLPL, encoded by the coding sequence ATGATCGTTCGTGTTCGTTCAAAAGATGGCAACttccgcttcgagctgcagcccACCGATGACGCATCACAGCTCATTGCAAAGGTGCTGGAGACCATGCCGAATGCAGATTCGGACTCTCTCAATTTTTCAAACCAGCCAAGAGGCGGAGAATTCGCAGCTAGCACGCTCAAAGGTAGCACactcgccgagcttggcatcgctCACGGTCACCTTCTCTTTGCCTCCTACAAAGAGCGCCCCTCCACTGCGGCTGATAGCAACAGCTCTGATacagctcctcctccttctaCATCGACGCTAGAATCATCCTCATCCGCAACTGCCTCCTCATCGCAACATCAACCCTCGCCATTACCGGCCCGTCCAAAGAAGCCCTGGGAGGCCGTCGAGGAGCACACCGTAGACACATACTGGCAGGCGCAGCAAGGCAAGATCACCCGCAAAAAGGATTCGCAATTCTGTCGCCATGGTCCCAAGGGCATGTGTGACTACTGTATGCCTCTCGAACCATACGATTCCAAGTACCAAACTGAAAACAACATCAAGCATCTCTCCTTCCACGCTTACTTGCGCAAGCAAGACATTGCCACCAACAAGCCCAGCCAATCCTTCATTCCGCCACTCGAAGAGGTCGACTATAGCGTCAAGAAACCGTGTCCTTCCGCAAGCCACCTCAGCTGGCCTGCAGGTATCTGCACCAAGTGCCAACCTTCTGCCATCACCCTTCAGCGCCAACCGTACCGTATGGTGGATCACGTCGAGTTCGCGCATCCCGACCTCATCGAAAACATCCTCTCTTTCTGGAGAAGTACCGCAACGCAGCGATTTGGTTTTCTTCTTGGACGCTATGAAGCCTATCACGACGTGCCTATGGGTATCAAAGCCGTTGTTGAAGCTATTCACGAACCTCCACAAGAAGGTGAGCTCGACGGACTCACTCTCGGTGTGCCATGGGAAGAGCAACCGCgcgtcgagaagctcgccaagctttGCGGGCTTGAATTTGTCGGCATGATCTATTCGGACCTGAGCCCTGCCGACCCCACCCACCAGGACCCTTCGTTGGCCGGCAAGGTCGTCTGCAAACGGCACAAGGACagcttcttcctctctgGTATCGAGACAATCTTTGCCGCTCAGCTTCAGCTCGGTAATCCCAACCCGTCTCGCTTCAGCTCTACCGGTCGTTTCAACTCCAAGTTCGTGACGTGCATCCTTAGCGGTACAGAGGAGGGCGCGATCGACGTGTCAGCGTATCAGATCAGCGAGCAAGGCATGGGCATGGTTCAGGCAGATATGATCGAGGCCAGCGTCAATCCCAATATCATCCGTGTCAAACCTAGCGAAGGAGAGCGTTATGTCCCCGAGGTCTTTTATCGCTATACAAACGAGTACAAGATCGACGTCAAAGAGAGCGCTAAACCCACCTTTCCAGTGGAGTATCTCATCGTCAACGCTACCCACGGATTCCCCAACGCACCCAACCCGACGTTCCTCAGCTCCAAGTTCCCCATCGAGAATCGACCCGGTCTTCACGATCAGGATCTCACTGTCGCCTTGACCAACATCGGCAAGATTGTCGGCCAAAAAGAGCTGTTCCCCATCGGCGATGGCATCGAGAGCACCAAGGGCAAGTCGcgagccgacgacgatcaggTACGCGACAAGCTTGTTGGTGTGCTCAGTGACTGGCATCTGCTCGCCTTCCTCGACACGAGCGGCTTCCTTGACCAGGACGACATGGCTGCTCTCTGTCGTCTTGCCACCACCCATGACTCGGGGGCctcgctcgatgcgctcctCCTTCGACCTGGCTGGCAGACGCTCATGGCTCTCGCCCGTGAACATGCGCCGCACTCAGCAAGCGGGACCAAAGCGAGTGACCCACCCAAGGATCAATTCATATACGACGGTGGGGTGGATTCAGATGACGACGTTGGATTCGATGATGCCAATGAGGACTTTTATGACGATGGCcaggatgatgatgacgacgacgacgaagtGCAGATTTCGCACGTCCGTCGTGCCTCTGCAAGGAACGACTTTAGTGATACCGATGCCgccacagctgcagcaattgcagctgcatcagCCGACGATGCGCCCGCCGGCGTCAAGGTCTGCTCCCACTGCACTTATCACAACGAGCCGAGTGCATCAGACTGTGAGATCTGCGGTCTGCCCCTGTAA
- a CDS encoding uncharacterized protein (related to NOP6 - protein with possible role in rRNA processing), translating into MTGSKLTKKQQKAAHFKAGKKGKALEDHPATPDDVPEDPPAPTTAPEASTSSSVAKAETSVEEPAKEEKRNKKRKRLAAEAEALAQVQAEAGITAEDSLKKRSQDDSKPKKIKAAASSKVKVEAVAKAKKTTFGDDGEVASQQAVQPEVQSSAETSARGNKFILFVGNMAFTTTSEYISKHFGQACGEVPTVRLLTRKADPNALASLSASKRKSIAKGKALDPTKPQSKGCAFVEFKTSEALRKALKFHHTLLEGRKINVELTAGGGGKSEARQEKIKEKNAGLEKERQKLHGKYVAPKNEARKQQTRRKDTDAGPDDGERASKKSRRDGDEQSNRGWGRNGGKESKMPKFMATGSNAVRVAPTS; encoded by the coding sequence ATGACGGGCTCAAAGCTTACCAAGAAACAGCAAAAGGCTGCTCACTTCAAAGCTGGCAAAAAGGGCAAAGCTCTCGAAGATCACCCCGCCACCCCAGATGACGTTCCTGAGGATCCTCCTGCCCCTACCACTGCACCGGAAgcatccacctcttccagcGTCGCTAAAGCTGAGACATCGGTAGAAGAACCAGCCAAAGAGGAAAAGCGaaacaagaagcgcaagcgtcTAGCTGCTGAAGCGGAAGCTTTGGCGCAGGTACAGGCTGAAGCTGGCATCACCGCGGAAGATTCACTTAAGAAACGGAGTCAGGACGACAGCAAACCGAAAAAGatcaaagcagcagcatcatcgaaAGTCAAGGTCGAAGCTGTGGCGAAAGCAAAGAAGACAACCTTCGGAGACGACGGAGAAGTAGCTTCGCAACAAGCTGTCCAACCTGAGGTTCAAAGCTCTGCAGAAACCTCTGCAAGGGGGAACAAATTCATCCTCTTTGTGGGAAACATGGCCTTCACCACCACATCCGAATACATCTCCAAGCACTTCGGCCAAGCATGTGGTGAAGTACCCACAGTGCGACTACTGACACGCAAAGCTGATCCTAATGCACTCGCCTCTTTGTCTGCTTCGAAACGCAAATCCATCGCCAAGGGTAAAGCGCTCGACCCAACGAAACCACAATCCAAAGGATGTGCCTTTGTCGAATTCAAAACCTCTGAAGCGTTGCGCAAAGCACTCAAGTTTCACCATACGCTGCTAGAAGGCAGGAAGATCAACGTGGAGCTCACTGCTGGCGGTGGGGGCAaaagcgaggcgaggcagGAAAAGATCAAGGAGAAGAATGCAGGGTTGGAAAAAGAGAGACAAAAGTTGCATGGCAAGTACGTCGCGCCGAAGAACGAAGCGAGGAAACAACAGACGAGGCGTAAAGATACGGATGCAGGCCCAGACGATGGTGAGAgggcgagcaagaagagcagaAGGGATGGGGATGAGCAGTCGAACAGAGGGTGGGGTAGAAACGGGGGCAAGGAGAGTAAGATGCCGAAGTTCATGGCGACGGGATCCAACGCTGTACGTGTTGCACCTACTTCGTAG
- a CDS encoding putative protein transporter, with protein sequence MSGLAEADQKELQTFLDAEQAKARVQSSIHTFTDRCWDQCIKSSIGSSFGRGEEACLSNCVERFLDTSLFIVNKLQEQRGQMS encoded by the exons ATGTCCGGACTCGCAGAAGCTGATCAGAAAG AGCTGCAGACCTTCCTCGACGCAGAACAGGCCAAGGCTCGCGTTCAATCGTCGATCCACACTTTCACTGACCGATGCTGGGATCAGTGCATCAAGTCGTCGATCGGATCTAGCTTCGGTCGAGGTGAAGAGGCTTGCCTCAGCAACTGTGTCGAGCGCTTCCTCGATACTTCGCTGTTCATCGTCAACAAATTGCAAGAGCAACGAGGTCAGATGTCCTAA
- a CDS encoding putative NADH2 dehydrogenase (ubiquinone) flavoprotein 1, translated as MQRASLVARSAARSAKSLNNVAKVACATPSQARGLATVTDTPVRSYGGLRDQDRIFQNAYMRHDHGLKGAKARGDWHRTKDILLKGHDWIISQMKESGMRGRGGAGFPSGLKWSFMNKPGWEKDPRPRYLVINADEGEPGTCKDREIMRGDPHKLIEGCLVAGRAMNANAAYIYVRGEFYLEVAHLQHAIKEAYADGLIGKNACGSGYDFDVYVHKGAGAYICGEETALIESLEGKQGKPRLKPPFPADVGVFGCPTTVANVETVAAAPTIIRRGPSWFAGFGRDKNQGTKLFAISGHVNNPCVVEEEMSIPLQELIERHCGGVRGGWDNLLGIVPGGSSVPILPKHKCEQVLMDFDSLRENQSSLGTGAVIVMDKTTDVVQAISRFAKFYKHESCGQCTPCREGTTWLANMMERFEEGRGNNREIDMIYELTKQMEGHTICALADAAAWPIQGLLRWFRPEIEERMRLYQEKNGPVLVGGRRLKDMDPDYAFPANMGTPLSPKALSQ; from the exons ATGCAGAGAGCTA GCTTGGTCGCTCGAAGCGCCGCTCGCTCGGCAAAGAGCCTCAACAACGTGGCCAAGGTCGCCTGCGCAACTCCATCGCAGGCACGCGGCCTTGCTACTGTCACCGACACTCCCGTCCGCTCCTACGGTGGTCTCCGCGACCAGGACCGTATCTTCCAGAATGCCTACATGCGTCACGATCACGGTCTCAAGGGTGCCAAGGCAAGGGGTGACTGGCACCGCACCAAGGACATTCTGCTCAAGGGTCACGACTGGATCATTTCTCAGATGAAGGAGTCCGGCATGCGTGGCCGTGGCGGTGCCGGTTTCCCTTCGGGTCTCAAGTGGAGTTTCATGAACAAACCTGGATGGGAGAAGGACCCTCGTCCCCGTTacctcgtcatcaacgCTGATGAGGGCGAGCCCGGTACCTGCAAGGACCGTGAAATCATGCGCGGTGACCCGCACAAGCTCATCGAGGGCTGTCTCGTCGCCGGTCGTGCCATGAATGCCAACGCTGCCTACATCTACGTTCGAGGAGAGTTCTACCTCGAGGTCGCCCACCTTCAGCACGCCATCAAGGAGGCGTACGCTGACGGTCTCATCGGCAAGAATGCCTGCGGTTCCGGCTACGACTTTGACGTTTACGTACACAAGGGTGCCGGTGCCTACATTTGCGGCGAAGAGACTGCGCTCATTGAGTCGCTCGAGGGCAAGCAGGGTAAGCCTCGTTTGAAGCCTCCTTTCCCCGCCGACGTAGGTGTGTTTGGTTGCCCCACCACCGTCGCCAATGTCGAGACGGTCGCGGCTGCGCCCACCATCATCCGACGAGGCCCGTCGTGGTTCGCCGGCTTCGGTCGTGACAAGAACCAGGGCACCAAGCTGTTCGCCATCTCTGGTCATGTCAACAACCCCTGTGTGGTAGAGGAGGAGATGTCGATTCCACTGCAGGAGCTCATCGAGCGTCACTGTGGCGGTGTGCGCGGTGGATGGGACAACTTGCTGGGCATTGTTCCCGGTGGATCTTCGGTGCCCATCTTGCCCAAACACAAGTGCGAGCAGGTGCTCATGGACTTTGACTCGCTTCGCGAGAACCAGTCTTCACTCGGAACCGGTGCTGTTATCGTGATGGACAAGACCACCGACGTCGTTCAGGCCATCTCTCGTTTCGCCAAGTTTTACAAGCACGAGTCGTGCGGCCAGTGCACTCCTTGCCGTGAGGGCACCACCTGGCTCGCCAACATGATGGAGCGCTTCGAGGAGGGTCGTGGTAACAACCGTGAGATCGACATGATCTACGAGTTGACAAAGCAGATGGAGGGTCACACCATTTGTGCGCTCGCCGATGCGGCGGCTTGGCCCATCCAGGGCTTGCTGCGTTGGTTCCGTCCAGAGATCGAAGAGAGAATGAGGCTGTACCAGGAGAAGAACGGTCCCGTGCTTGTCGGCGGCAGGAGGTTGAAGGACATGGATCCCGATTACGCTTTCCCTGCCAACATGGGCACTCCTCTGTCGCCCAAGGCGCTCTCTCAGTAG
- a CDS encoding uncharacterized protein (related to sugar transport protein), translating to MSASQSRTSTRPSSEVERNTYANGSTTSRGNGHARQRSNTASSVRSNGTVRAPRVSMEDNTSPLARFGIKGDGLMLFVTCFASLGVFLFGYDQGVMSGIITGPYFKAYFKHPTAYEIGTLVASLELGALVTSLACGRLADIFGRKNTLFWGAVIFSVGGAIQTFTSGYDTMLIGRVISGLGVGVLSMIVPTYQSEISPAENRGKLACIEFTGNIIGYASSVWVDYFSSFIESDLSWRLPLSLQVVIGATLAFGSVLLPESPRWLLDKDMDEQGMRVLADLHGAGDPNEPRAKLEFREIKENVLYLRKQGDNSYKRMLTQYRYRTMIAMSSQMFAQLVGINSVCYYLPMILESAGWIGRDALLMTGVNGIIYTLATVPTWFLIDLWGRRIILLSGAIGCGAALTACSYFMYLDQSYTPQAVVGCIIVFNAWFGYSWGPVPWLYPPEILPLAFRAKGASLATATNWSFNWLVGELTPILMEKIAWRLYLILAFFAGLAFVTVYFGYPETSGVPLEEIGALFGDEINVPQDEEDDDDDDDQQDEDGQGGSGERIRPRVSVDGSQDGAEYTPRPIRRSISSHPRLQSEEERAARAAAARVAAEERQVAQSFFRLGGGGPFGWVSRLLRGGKREGPPDRSLYEQISRDEH from the coding sequence ATGTCGGCCAGTCAGTCGCGAACGTCTACCCGCCCGTCCAGCGAGGTCGAGCGCAACACCTATGCAAATGGATCCACAACATCCCGCGGTAATGGCCACGCCAGGCAACGCTCCAACACTGCCAGTTCAGTCCGCTCCAATGGAACCGTTCGAGCGCCTCGTGTCTCAATGGAGGATAACACCTCTCCTCTCGCAAGGTTCGGCATCAAAGGCGATGGTCTTATGCTCTTTGTCACATGCTTTGCCTCACTCGGAGTTTTTCTCTTCGGCTACGACCAAGGCGTCATGAGTGGCATCATCACCGGTCCCTACTTCAAAGCCTACTTCAAGCATCCTACCGCCTACGAGATCGGCACCCTCGTCGCCTCGCTTGAACTTGGAGCGCTCGTCACCAGTCTTGCCTGCGGTCGACTTGCCGACATTTTTGGCCGCAAAAACACCCTTTTCTGGGGCGCCGTCATCTTTTCGGTCGGCGGCGCCATCCAGACCTTTACCTCCGGCTACGATACTATGCTTATCGGGCGCGTCATCTCTGGTCTCGGAGTCGGCGTCCTTAGCATGATCGTGCCCACCTATCAGTCCGAGATCTCACCTGCAGAGAACCGTGGTAAGCTGGCCTGCATCGAATTCACAGGCAACATCATCGGCTACGCAAGCAGTGTTTGGGTCGACTACTTCTCGTCTTTCATTGAAAGTGATCTCTCTTGGCGTCTGCCGCTCAGTCTCCAGGTAGTGATCGGAGCCACTTTGGCTTTCGGCTCCGTCCTCCTTCCCGAATCACCGCGATGGCTTCTTGACAAGGACATGGACGAGCAAGGTATGCGCGTCCTCGCCGACCTTCACGGAGCTGGAGACCCCAACGAGCCgcgcgccaagctcgagttcCGCGAGATCAAAGAGAACGTCCTCTACCTCCGCAAGCAAGGCGACAACTCGTACAAACGTATGCTCACCCAATATCGCTACCGAACCATGATCGCCATGTCTTCGCAGATGtttgcgcagctcgtcggtATCAACAGTGTCTGCTACTATCTGCCCATGATCCTCGAGTCTGCCGGCTGGATCGGTCGCGATGCTCTTCTCATGACCGGCGTCAACGGCATCATCTACACGCTCGCTACCGTGCCCACGTGGTTCCTGATCGACCTCTGGGGTCGTCGAATCATTCTTCTATCCGGCGCCATCGGTTGCGGTGCTGCCCTCACCGCCTGCAGCTACTTTATGTATCTCGATCAGAGCTACACTCCGCAAGCTGTCGTCGGCTGCATCATTGTCTTTAACGCATGGTTCGGATATTCATGGGGCCCTGTACCTTGGCTCTATCCGCCTGAGATTTTGCCGCTCGCGTTCCGTGCTAAAGGTGCATCCCTGGCAACGGCGACCAATTGGTCGTTCAACTGGTTGGTAGGAGAGCTGACACCGATACTCATGGAGAAGATCGCATGGAGACTGTATCTTATCTTGGCATTTTTTGCAGGCTTGGCGTTCGTGACGGTTTACTTTGGATATCCAGAGACATCCGGTGTACCGTTGGAAGAGATCGGCGCACTTTTCGGTGACGAAATCAATGTCCCTCaggacgaagaagatgatgatgacgatgatgatcaaCAAGATGAGGACGGTCAAGGGGGAAGCGGTGAAAGGATACGCCCAAGAGTAAGCGTCGACGGGTCACAAGATGGTGCTGAATACACACCTCGGCCTATCCGTCGATCCATTTCCAGCCATCCGCGTCTACAGTCGGAGGAGGAGCGCGcggctcgagcagcagcagcacggGTTGCTGCAGAAGAACGACAGGTTGCGCAGTCGTTCTTCAGacttggtggtggtggaccTTTCGGCTGGGTCTCGCGCTTGCTGCGAGGAGGCAAACGAGAAGGCCCACCGGATCGCAGCCTGTATGAACAAATCAGCAGAGACGAACACTAG